In a single window of the Helicobacter felis ATCC 49179 genome:
- a CDS encoding Cj0069 family protein: MKKHVVFFEAVGGTDKGRDGHRRDTMPMMDYLKKLGWQAEVVFLTDELLKDGEKTKGVYEYVQTHADAYVSRVNPGNLKEEKLYFDLLRKLCDNGVIGMPHPDAMIGYGAKDALTKLADTDLVPDDTYAYYDKEEAKRIGVTWADKHDFKKTFPKTLAKGERVLKQNRGSTGEGIWRVQLEEPLPAGVSEVPLNAKIKCTEAVDNHVEHRQLGEFMDFCEKYLVGDNGMLVDMTFLPRIKEGEIRILMLYKHPIYVVHKKPAEGADAFSATLFSGAKYRYDKPEQWNDLVHYFLKHLPQIQSKLGNYDLPLIWTADFILDTDEHGKDRYILGEINCSCVGFTSPVEFLDKTARKVANTIIDIVEDKLS, encoded by the coding sequence ATGAAAAAGCATGTGGTGTTTTTTGAGGCAGTGGGAGGCACAGATAAAGGCAGGGACGGGCACAGACGCGACACCATGCCCATGATGGACTATCTAAAAAAACTCGGGTGGCAAGCAGAGGTTGTATTTCTTACCGATGAACTCTTGAAAGATGGCGAGAAAACTAAGGGCGTCTATGAATATGTACAAACGCACGCCGATGCCTATGTTTCTCGCGTAAATCCGGGTAACTTGAAAGAGGAAAAACTTTATTTTGATCTCTTGCGCAAACTTTGTGATAACGGCGTGATTGGTATGCCCCATCCAGACGCGATGATTGGCTATGGGGCAAAGGATGCGCTCACCAAACTCGCCGATACGGATTTAGTGCCCGATGACACCTACGCCTATTATGACAAAGAGGAAGCCAAACGCATCGGAGTCACTTGGGCGGACAAGCATGACTTTAAAAAGACCTTCCCTAAAACTTTAGCTAAGGGTGAGAGGGTGCTCAAACAAAATCGCGGCTCTACTGGTGAGGGCATTTGGCGCGTGCAACTTGAAGAGCCTCTACCTGCAGGGGTGAGCGAAGTGCCCTTGAATGCCAAAATCAAGTGCACCGAAGCGGTGGATAATCATGTAGAACACCGCCAATTAGGCGAGTTCATGGATTTTTGTGAAAAATACCTCGTGGGGGATAATGGTATGTTAGTAGACATGACCTTTTTACCCCGCATTAAAGAGGGCGAAATCCGTATTTTAATGCTCTACAAACACCCTATTTATGTAGTGCATAAAAAACCCGCTGAGGGCGCGGACGCTTTTAGCGCAACTTTGTTTAGTGGCGCAAAGTATCGCTACGACAAGCCTGAGCAATGGAATGATTTAGTGCACTACTTCTTAAAACACCTCCCCCAAATCCAAAGCAAACTGGGCAATTACGACCTGCCCTTGATTTGGACTGCGGACTTTATTTTAGACACCGATGAGCATGGCAAAGATCGCTACATTTTAGGCGAAATCAACTGCTCTTGTGTGGGCTTTACATCTCCGGTAGAATTCCTAGACAAAACTGCACGCAAGGTAGCCAATACCATCATTGACATCGTGGAAGACAAACTAAGCTAA
- a CDS encoding protein kinase codes for MKQKPDLLILVKNHDTLLIDESALVEGVFWKIYNDILKEVLQKTQRKIGVPEDVLERINEQRQSDAHYQKAYKRYLSIQRDIISVPDELTKIIKSKKSLLFTRNKALAQIATRSKQNTILFLSVSKKCFEFFNAQVKEDISKPKHHKPHISTGKLQLSSVPQEGEEVFYDHSGKQHSTNLVQVLSQGGEGIIYTTNTPMLAKIYGHKHKSVQTGGVPDYTPKKLALLVKTKVSKQVCMPSCLLKNQQGECVGYLMPKAEGKTLQHILGGSKDRKAHIPNWGMKDLVRLCMNFLKTIQSLHDKGILVGDINPNNLMFTQNAEMFFIDCDSYQIDKYPCPVADPAYLVPDHLGKHMTEVMRSKSDEYFAIACLLFVILTLGVHPYNHRDLGRDEAMKQGAFAYPLSGGDMSLVPQGRARDGWTRLNPQLQEYFHESFQKGGKFYSAKKRLSPPKWLNALNKFYQQL; via the coding sequence ATGAAGCAAAAGCCTGATTTGTTGATCTTGGTAAAAAACCATGACACGCTTTTGATTGATGAGAGCGCGCTAGTGGAGGGTGTTTTTTGGAAAATTTACAACGACATCCTTAAAGAGGTTTTACAAAAAACCCAAAGGAAAATCGGTGTCCCTGAAGATGTCTTAGAACGCATCAACGAGCAGCGCCAAAGCGATGCGCACTATCAAAAGGCGTATAAAAGGTATCTCTCTATCCAAAGGGACATTATCAGTGTGCCAGACGAACTCACCAAAATCATCAAATCCAAAAAAAGCTTACTTTTCACTAGAAACAAAGCCCTAGCCCAAATCGCCACGCGCTCCAAACAAAACACAATCCTCTTTCTCTCTGTCTCTAAAAAGTGCTTTGAGTTTTTTAATGCCCAAGTTAAAGAGGACATCAGCAAGCCCAAGCACCACAAACCTCATATTTCTACGGGCAAGTTGCAATTAAGTTCTGTGCCCCAAGAGGGGGAAGAGGTGTTTTATGATCACAGCGGCAAACAACACAGCACAAACCTTGTTCAGGTGTTAAGTCAGGGGGGCGAGGGGATTATTTACACCACTAACACACCCATGCTGGCTAAGATTTATGGGCACAAGCATAAGAGCGTGCAGACTGGGGGCGTGCCCGACTACACCCCCAAAAAGCTCGCTCTGCTGGTTAAAACTAAAGTTAGTAAGCAGGTGTGCATGCCTTCATGCCTGCTTAAAAACCAGCAGGGCGAATGTGTGGGTTATTTGATGCCCAAGGCAGAGGGTAAGACCTTGCAGCACATTTTAGGGGGTTCTAAAGATAGAAAAGCACACATCCCTAACTGGGGCATGAAGGATTTGGTGCGCCTGTGCATGAATTTTTTAAAGACCATCCAGTCTTTACATGACAAGGGGATTTTAGTTGGCGACATCAATCCGAATAATTTGATGTTTACCCAAAATGCGGAGATGTTCTTTATTGATTGTGATAGCTACCAAATAGATAAATACCCCTGCCCCGTTGCTGATCCTGCCTACCTTGTGCCCGATCACTTGGGCAAACACATGACCGAAGTGATGCGCTCTAAGAGCGATGAATACTTTGCGATCGCTTGCTTGTTATTTGTGATCCTCACTCTAGGCGTGCATCCTTACAACCACAGAGATTTAGGGCGCGATGAGGCAATGAAACAGGGCGCATTTGCCTACCCCTTAAGTGGGGGTGATATGTCCTTAGTGCCTCAGGGGAGGGCTAGGGATGGCTGGACGCGTTTGAATCCTCAATTACAAGAATATTTTCATGAGAGTTTTCAAAAAGGGGGCAAGTTTTATAGTGCTAAAAAACGCCTCTCCCCTCCCAAATGGCTAAATGCTCTTAACAAATTCTACCAGCAATTATAA
- a CDS encoding vWA domain-containing protein, with protein MNDLDTEYDNELADNPTKRVPVCLCLDTSSSMSGAPIGEVNQGVDLFYQAVNDHPIAKQAADVCIVTFGDSGVSLVQDFESIRDKSAPSFNAGGYTPMGAAVNEALDRLEERKKEYKDSGTEYFQPWLVIITDGEPTDDISSASRRSSDLANNKKLSIFPIIVEGGDANTLGQFSPLRRPVKLKGLNFKEFFKWLAASIAVVSQSRPGQTVAMPPMDDWAEMNV; from the coding sequence ATGAATGATTTAGATACAGAGTACGACAACGAGTTAGCCGACAACCCCACTAAGAGAGTGCCGGTGTGTCTTTGTTTAGATACCAGTTCTTCTATGAGTGGCGCGCCCATTGGAGAGGTCAATCAAGGCGTGGATTTGTTCTACCAAGCCGTGAATGATCACCCCATCGCCAAACAAGCCGCGGATGTGTGCATTGTAACTTTTGGAGATAGTGGGGTGAGTCTCGTGCAAGACTTTGAAAGTATCCGCGATAAATCCGCCCCTAGCTTCAATGCAGGGGGATATACCCCTATGGGTGCAGCGGTGAATGAAGCCCTAGACAGACTAGAAGAGCGCAAAAAAGAATATAAAGACAGCGGCACGGAATATTTCCAGCCATGGCTAGTCATCATCACCGATGGCGAACCCACAGATGATATTAGCAGTGCGTCTAGGCGATCAAGCGATCTAGCTAATAATAAGAAACTCTCGATCTTTCCCATCATTGTAGAGGGAGGCGATGCGAACACTTTAGGGCAGTTTTCTCCCTTGCGCCGTCCTGTCAAGTTGAAGGGCTTGAATTTTAAAGAGTTTTTTAAATGGCTGGCAGCCAGTATCGCCGTGGTTTCCCAATCACGCCCCGGGCAAACAGTGGCGATGCCCCCTATGGATGATTGGGCGGAAATGAATGTCTGA
- a CDS encoding protein phosphatase 2C domain-containing protein yields MSENWHTIGAAVQGRGHELEDPPIPCQDKIDPPEPTTCNPSEVAIIALADGAGSAKFSHLGAEETLKVVTQDLRENFTRYTNMPNQKEVSTALLDRVLQTLQELSIQKTNALQRDKSDIEGIFQAILEEIQAIQNWQAEHRLPLVDTLQTLQERTHQNHEKRKQTAQQPIQQALTGMGDKIKNLKGGFSGEAYQLKFSPLKDTLEKLEEEIKRAHWALFSEESFKELFKQLAPIEKQYYTIKDKIDKATEKAKSKRKGGLKRFLQSCLDLVGLGSDTQAESERVLHTLENISPFRPSSTPLTMPSKALKNYNLEQIQRAITSHKNTLKQQIVRCFESYKAFLDKIERVDFKEWDEESLDSLSIIVKSRHKELRRHLEEIRAQIQQANKTTQAYKSDLLNEIHTKEQERARLKRQFEDLKRDVLHLEENLNEHLDKLQTKLNSLSAPYEFSTLQAILFTTQKENLQKDFKLYEDYAAQSKQLNLDLKALSLSLPGQVSKTHFGDIRHREVLIAPKYNALLDHIKTLETQARDFQNMQEHQKRLEVFQSEVATLEKTLKQRLDSLGSCCVDLQVCVQQLQEQTSWRVQDLRALNALPLDSCINDLEKGFEAEKALVERFKKEFQESSPSVPRFKFTLQNNCQRLQQVIQNKACDLHDLASTLLAVAIKGDEFLLLHLGDGICGVLKDRTLAVASHPDNGEFGNETTFTTSKDAPLSARVFKGKLSDKNFTGFVLMSDGAGESFYKNKERTLVTVLQDYMNVARAPGMRDQVQDSLKILLETKVKEKTFDDCSVIMLVKESAECLSESEQKLRAKIGNLKSPAKD; encoded by the coding sequence ATGTCTGAAAATTGGCACACTATCGGGGCTGCCGTGCAGGGCAGGGGGCATGAGCTAGAAGACCCACCCATTCCCTGCCAAGATAAGATTGACCCCCCTGAGCCCACAACTTGCAACCCCAGTGAAGTGGCTATCATCGCCCTTGCCGATGGGGCGGGCTCGGCTAAATTTTCCCATTTAGGCGCAGAGGAGACGCTAAAGGTCGTTACACAAGACTTGCGTGAAAACTTCACGCGCTACACCAACATGCCCAACCAAAAAGAGGTAAGCACTGCGCTTTTAGATCGTGTATTACAAACCTTACAAGAATTGTCTATCCAAAAAACAAACGCGCTCCAGCGCGATAAAAGCGATATTGAAGGCATTTTTCAAGCCATTTTAGAGGAAATCCAAGCGATTCAAAACTGGCAAGCAGAACACCGCTTGCCCCTAGTAGACACTCTGCAAACTCTACAAGAACGCACCCATCAAAACCATGAAAAACGCAAACAAACAGCCCAGCAACCCATCCAACAAGCCCTAACAGGCATGGGGGATAAGATTAAGAATTTAAAGGGAGGCTTTAGCGGGGAGGCTTACCAACTTAAGTTTAGCCCACTTAAAGACACGCTTGAAAAATTAGAGGAGGAAATTAAGAGGGCGCACTGGGCACTCTTTAGTGAAGAGAGTTTTAAAGAATTATTTAAACAGCTCGCCCCCATAGAGAAACAATACTATACCATCAAAGATAAGATCGATAAGGCTACTGAAAAAGCCAAAAGCAAGCGCAAAGGGGGGCTTAAAAGGTTTTTGCAATCGTGTTTGGACTTAGTGGGTTTAGGAAGCGACACTCAAGCAGAGTCTGAGAGGGTGCTCCACACCTTAGAAAATATCTCTCCTTTTAGACCCAGCTCCACGCCACTAACCATGCCCTCTAAAGCCCTCAAAAACTACAATTTAGAGCAGATACAAAGAGCGATCACCAGCCATAAAAACACCCTAAAACAACAAATTGTGCGCTGTTTTGAGAGCTATAAAGCGTTCTTAGACAAGATAGAAAGAGTTGATTTTAAGGAATGGGATGAGGAAAGTTTAGACTCTTTATCAATCATTGTGAAGAGCAGACACAAAGAGCTTAGGAGGCATCTTGAGGAAATCAGGGCGCAAATCCAGCAAGCCAACAAAACCACACAAGCCTATAAAAGCGATCTTTTAAATGAGATTCATACCAAAGAGCAAGAACGCGCGCGCCTAAAAAGGCAGTTTGAAGATTTAAAGCGCGATGTGTTGCACTTAGAGGAGAATTTAAACGAGCATTTAGACAAACTCCAAACCAAGTTAAATAGTTTAAGCGCGCCCTATGAGTTTTCAACTCTGCAAGCTATCTTGTTTACAACCCAAAAAGAAAATTTGCAAAAAGACTTTAAACTCTATGAGGATTACGCTGCGCAAAGCAAACAGCTTAATCTTGATCTCAAAGCCCTAAGCTTGAGCTTGCCCGGGCAAGTTTCAAAGACACATTTTGGTGATATAAGGCATAGAGAGGTTTTGATCGCACCCAAATACAATGCCCTTCTAGATCACATCAAAACCCTAGAAACACAGGCGCGCGATTTTCAAAACATGCAAGAGCACCAAAAACGGCTAGAAGTTTTTCAAAGCGAGGTGGCAACCCTAGAGAAAACGCTAAAACAACGCTTGGATTCTTTGGGGAGCTGCTGTGTTGATTTACAAGTGTGTGTCCAACAGCTCCAAGAACAAACTTCTTGGCGCGTCCAAGATTTACGCGCCCTCAATGCCCTCCCCCTTGATTCTTGTATCAATGACCTAGAAAAAGGCTTTGAGGCGGAAAAAGCGCTCGTAGAACGCTTTAAAAAAGAGTTTCAAGAATCTAGCCCCTCTGTTCCGCGCTTTAAATTTACACTGCAGAATAACTGCCAAAGACTCCAGCAGGTGATCCAAAATAAAGCCTGCGATTTGCACGATCTCGCCTCTACTTTGCTTGCAGTGGCTATTAAGGGCGATGAGTTTTTGTTATTGCACTTGGGCGATGGTATCTGTGGGGTGCTAAAAGATCGCACTTTAGCGGTGGCAAGCCACCCGGACAATGGCGAATTTGGGAATGAAACCACTTTCACCACTTCTAAGGATGCCCCTTTAAGTGCGAGAGTGTTTAAGGGCAAATTGAGCGATAAGAATTTTACGGGCTTTGTGCTGATGTCTGATGGGGCGGGCGAGTCTTTTTATAAAAATAAAGAGCGCACCTTAGTAACCGTATTGCAAGATTATATGAATGTCGCGCGCGCACCGGGCATGCGCGATCAAGTGCAAGATTCCCTAAAAATTTTACTAGAAACAAAGGTTAAAGAAAAAACCTTTGATGATTGCAGTGTGATCATGTTGGTTAAAGAGAGCGCAGAGTGCTTAAGCGAATCGGAGCAAAAGTTACGCGCCAAGATAGGGAACTTAAAAAGTCCGGCTAAGGATTAA
- the mfd gene encoding transcription-repair coupling factor, with the protein MIQASLYQALLKGFKSEVLIVQDGAQARQASQVVRFFAPQKALFVFPELRAHYLDDMRAFSAEVSTLLSQLRLFYQAKEAKKDCLLITPLSAILHPLPKPFLCQSFSIQALEACPLSELQTRLRAYGYEFVDMVELPGEVSVRGDIIDIFTPGSSKPHRLSFFGEECEDIKTFDLATQLSDPELLECLEIPPALFSLTEQQRTTLLTRLENLQTHSLVPDIASLGWWVLQDFGVYLWEEYSALLSPEAHQEAQEYASLESIAQLEKILALPQLEHPSGCADLKLPLKNLADFCALHPEHCITLLHRAHASLPPLESPVEFILSDCVLHFSTPTKIFISLHSYPKPPKAKPLNFALSELNSGDFVVHEDYGVGIFQGLVQQNILGSVRDFIALEYQNHDRLFVPVENLHLLERYIAPNTPTLDKLGKGSFSKLKAKMRAELLGLAEDIISAHAARMLLEGVQITPDPTQLKAFHHARPFKLTLDQERAIEEVLGDLASGHVMDRLLNGDVGFGKTEVALVAIFALALAKRQSALFVPTTLLSNQHYASLQARLSPFDITIAKLDRFSRDKARILKDLQEGRIDVVVGTHALLEAKFKDLGLVVVDEEHKFGVKQKEAIKALSQNVHLLSMSATPIPRTLSMALAQIKDISYLATPPESKPPSRTFVKEKTPALLKEIILRELRRKGQVFYIYNHIQSMPSVQKSLQDLLPHLRVEILHSKTPAAQAESLILEFAQGGFELLLCTSIVESGIHLPNANTIIIDHADSFGLADLHQLRGRVGRGTHEGFCYFLVEDKQDLSPSATKRLLALEKNSSLGSGAHIALHDLEIRGGGNLLGSHQSGHIKSIGYALYARMLEDALQEKSGTMQARSSVELKLAVSGFLNAELITSDALRLELYRRLSHCQSSAQVVEIAHEIEDRFGTLDSMSAQFLAIIRIKILANQLGIPKITQHQQHITLHLPNPVYLQAPSKDDNEVLNTLLGYLERAQVC; encoded by the coding sequence TTGATTCAAGCTAGCCTTTATCAAGCCCTTTTAAAGGGGTTTAAAAGCGAGGTTTTGATCGTGCAAGATGGCGCGCAGGCGCGCCAAGCCTCTCAAGTGGTGCGTTTCTTTGCCCCCCAAAAAGCCCTCTTTGTTTTCCCAGAACTTAGGGCCCACTACTTGGATGACATGCGCGCTTTTAGTGCGGAAGTCAGCACGCTTTTAAGCCAATTACGCCTCTTTTACCAAGCTAAAGAGGCTAAAAAAGATTGCTTGCTCATCACCCCCTTAAGCGCGATTCTCCACCCCCTCCCCAAACCCTTTTTATGCCAAAGTTTCAGCATCCAAGCTTTAGAAGCCTGCCCTTTATCTGAGTTACAGACACGCCTACGCGCCTATGGCTATGAATTTGTGGATATGGTGGAATTGCCCGGGGAAGTGAGCGTACGCGGGGACATTATAGATATTTTTACTCCCGGATCATCCAAACCCCACCGCTTGAGCTTTTTTGGAGAGGAATGCGAGGACATCAAAACCTTTGATCTAGCCACCCAGTTAAGCGACCCAGAACTCTTAGAGTGTTTAGAAATCCCTCCTGCACTCTTTAGTCTCACCGAGCAACAACGCACCACCCTTTTAACCCGCCTAGAGAATTTGCAAACACATAGCCTAGTGCCCGATATTGCCTCTTTGGGTTGGTGGGTGTTGCAAGACTTCGGAGTGTATCTGTGGGAAGAATACAGCGCGCTTTTAAGCCCAGAGGCGCACCAAGAAGCCCAAGAATACGCCAGTTTAGAAAGTATTGCGCAGTTAGAAAAAATCCTAGCTTTGCCCCAACTTGAACACCCTTCTGGATGTGCAGATTTAAAACTACCCCTAAAAAATCTCGCTGATTTTTGCGCTTTGCACCCTGAGCATTGCATTACGCTTCTGCACCGCGCCCATGCGAGTTTGCCCCCTTTGGAGTCGCCTGTAGAGTTTATCCTCTCGGATTGTGTGTTGCACTTTAGCACCCCTACTAAGATTTTTATCTCTTTGCACTCCTACCCCAAACCCCCCAAAGCCAAACCCCTAAACTTTGCTTTAAGTGAGCTCAACAGCGGGGATTTTGTGGTGCATGAAGACTATGGGGTGGGGATTTTTCAAGGATTGGTACAACAAAATATTTTGGGGAGTGTGCGCGACTTCATCGCCCTAGAGTATCAAAACCACGATCGCCTCTTTGTGCCGGTGGAAAATCTGCACTTATTAGAGCGTTACATCGCCCCCAACACGCCCACGCTGGACAAACTAGGCAAGGGGAGTTTTAGCAAGCTCAAAGCCAAAATGCGCGCGGAGCTTCTAGGATTGGCTGAGGATATTATCAGCGCGCACGCCGCGCGTATGTTGCTTGAAGGGGTGCAAATTACCCCCGATCCCACCCAACTAAAAGCTTTCCACCACGCGCGCCCCTTCAAGCTCACGCTAGATCAAGAACGCGCCATAGAAGAGGTCTTAGGCGATCTAGCCAGCGGGCATGTGATGGATCGCCTGCTCAATGGAGATGTGGGTTTTGGTAAAACTGAAGTCGCCCTTGTGGCAATCTTCGCCCTCGCCTTAGCAAAACGCCAAAGCGCACTCTTTGTGCCCACGACACTTTTATCCAACCAGCATTATGCTAGCCTGCAAGCCCGTTTAAGCCCCTTTGACATCACCATTGCCAAACTGGATCGCTTTAGTAGGGATAAGGCACGCATTCTAAAAGACTTGCAAGAGGGGCGTATTGATGTGGTGGTGGGCACGCACGCGCTTTTAGAGGCAAAGTTTAAAGATTTGGGGCTGGTGGTGGTCGATGAGGAACATAAATTCGGGGTCAAACAAAAGGAGGCGATCAAGGCTTTAAGCCAAAATGTGCATTTGCTCAGTATGTCCGCTACCCCTATTCCTAGAACCCTAAGCATGGCTTTAGCCCAAATCAAGGACATCAGCTACCTAGCCACCCCTCCAGAGAGCAAACCCCCAAGCCGCACCTTTGTCAAAGAAAAAACCCCTGCCTTGCTCAAGGAGATCATTTTAAGGGAACTGCGGCGCAAGGGGCAGGTATTTTACATCTATAACCATATCCAAAGCATGCCTTCTGTGCAAAAGAGCCTACAAGACCTTTTACCCCATCTTAGGGTGGAAATTTTGCACTCTAAAACCCCTGCCGCTCAAGCGGAAAGCTTGATTTTAGAGTTTGCACAAGGGGGCTTTGAACTCTTGCTTTGCACTAGCATTGTGGAATCGGGGATTCACCTGCCCAATGCCAATACGATCATCATCGATCACGCCGATAGTTTTGGATTAGCCGACTTGCACCAGCTAAGAGGGCGTGTAGGGCGGGGCACACATGAGGGATTTTGCTACTTTTTGGTAGAGGACAAACAAGATCTAAGCCCAAGCGCGACTAAACGCCTGCTTGCCTTAGAGAAAAACTCTAGCTTAGGGAGCGGGGCGCATATTGCTTTGCATGACTTAGAAATCCGCGGTGGGGGGAATCTGCTAGGGAGTCATCAAAGCGGGCATATTAAAAGTATTGGCTACGCGCTGTATGCGCGCATGCTCGAAGATGCCCTGCAGGAAAAGAGTGGGACTATGCAGGCGCGATCCAGTGTAGAGCTTAAACTCGCCGTGAGCGGGTTTTTAAACGCAGAGTTGATCACTAGCGATGCTCTGCGCTTAGAGTTGTATCGGCGTTTGTCCCACTGCCAAAGTAGCGCGCAAGTGGTGGAGATCGCACACGAAATAGAAGATCGTTTTGGGACACTGGATAGCATGAGTGCGCAGTTTTTAGCCATCATACGCATTAAAATCTTGGCTAACCAACTTGGCATCCCCAAGATCACCCAGCACCAACAGCATATCACCCTGCACCTCCCTAATCCCGTGTATCTGCAAGCCCCCAGTAAGGACGATAACGAGGTGCTCAACACTTTGCTAGGGTATTTAGAGCGTGCTCAGGTGTGTTAA
- a CDS encoding bactofilin family protein encodes MAIFASDNKQPTNGSATIIAQSTKFKGEVNTDCHLHIDGVIEGSIQSSHTVVIGKNGVVLGDITASRLVVNGKLNGNAQAEVIEIMPLGIVDGKIVSSELIIERKGILIGESRPKENAHPLLENRADSKA; translated from the coding sequence ATGGCCATCTTTGCTAGCGACAATAAACAACCTACTAACGGATCCGCGACTATCATCGCACAAAGCACAAAATTTAAAGGCGAAGTGAACACTGATTGCCATTTACACATTGATGGCGTGATTGAGGGAAGTATCCAATCTAGTCATACGGTTGTTATTGGTAAAAATGGAGTTGTGTTAGGAGATATTACAGCTTCTAGGCTAGTTGTCAATGGTAAGCTCAATGGCAATGCCCAAGCTGAAGTGATTGAAATCATGCCTTTAGGCATTGTGGATGGTAAGATTGTAAGCTCCGAACTCATCATCGAGCGCAAGGGAATTTTAATTGGAGAAAGCCGTCCCAAAGAAAACGCCCACCCATTACTAGAAAATAGGGCGGATTCTAAAGCTTGA
- a CDS encoding M23 family metallopeptidase, translating into MWLNKRLILVFTYQDGSKSINVHAIYKQIAYYGLLFLLSVILFLVFVLYVFDREIGKTRAQTRTLRTELDKGLKAHAHLNEELQNYLEDLLLAGEKVNDLEEVVGVQNPPEDKTPLSARLDVASITGAQKSFIMRFIPNDNPLESYRRVSSPFEKRYHPILHRMKNHTGVDLSTPIDTPVYASANGVVGLAGNGWNGGYGRLIKLYHPFGFKTYYAHLHKIVVKNGEFVKKGQLIAYSGSSGMSTGPHLHYEVRFMDKPINPIHFIRWNMKNFDFIFTQERNIAWPSLLATINNLLTDPRLSSHKAQNLKAK; encoded by the coding sequence ATGTGGCTCAATAAACGCTTAATTCTAGTCTTCACCTATCAGGACGGGAGTAAGTCGATCAATGTGCACGCCATTTATAAACAGATTGCCTATTATGGATTGCTTTTTTTACTCAGCGTGATCTTGTTTTTAGTGTTTGTGCTCTATGTCTTTGATCGCGAGATTGGGAAAACGCGGGCACAAACTAGGACTTTACGCACCGAGCTTGACAAAGGTCTAAAAGCCCATGCGCATCTCAACGAGGAATTGCAAAATTATTTAGAAGATTTATTATTGGCAGGGGAAAAAGTCAATGATCTTGAGGAGGTTGTAGGAGTGCAAAACCCTCCAGAAGATAAAACCCCTTTGAGCGCGCGTTTAGATGTAGCAAGTATCACGGGTGCGCAAAAGAGTTTTATCATGCGCTTTATCCCCAATGACAACCCCCTAGAATCCTATAGACGCGTTTCTAGCCCCTTTGAAAAGCGTTACCACCCCATTTTACACCGCATGAAAAACCATACCGGCGTGGATTTGAGCACCCCCATAGACACACCGGTATATGCGAGTGCTAATGGTGTGGTGGGGTTAGCTGGCAATGGGTGGAATGGGGGTTATGGACGGCTCATTAAGCTTTATCACCCTTTTGGGTTTAAAACCTATTATGCTCATTTGCATAAGATTGTGGTCAAAAATGGGGAATTTGTCAAAAAAGGGCAACTCATTGCCTATAGCGGGAGCTCTGGGATGAGCACAGGACCGCACCTGCACTATGAAGTGCGTTTCATGGATAAACCCATCAATCCCATCCACTTTATCCGCTGGAACATGAAAAACTTTGATTTTATCTTTACACAGGAAAGGAACATTGCATGGCCATCTTTGCTAGCGACAATAAACAACCTACTAACGGATCCGCGACTATCATCGCACAAAGCACAAAATTTAAAGGCGAAGTGA
- a CDS encoding M23 family metallopeptidase, whose amino-acid sequence MQDKLVLTIIDEGGSKQLRLSKNVKLYALVVSLVVFVGVVIGGVGLALLVKRLGRMSLEKSIVESRHQELYHKNMRLKEELRQKSREIAIVSQQIKSLERILHVQKGKKLDFEVYSHVNLQALPMTSKTLALTLIPNGIPLASYTHKSFTPPPKYHAGYEFSAPAKTPVYASASGIVDVVLLSKQGYGNLVRLEHAFGFSSIYAHLSQIVLKPHSFVQKGALVGYSSAQGLHYEIRFLGQVVDMPSYLNWNLGNFNALFGDPDINWKNLFYSIQDITQTQDYHNPNMEDSHVAQ is encoded by the coding sequence ATGCAAGATAAACTCGTGCTGACCATCATCGATGAGGGCGGTTCTAAACAGCTCAGACTTTCTAAGAATGTCAAGTTATACGCACTTGTGGTGTCTTTGGTCGTGTTTGTAGGGGTCGTGATTGGAGGTGTGGGCTTGGCGTTGCTAGTCAAACGGCTAGGGAGAATGAGTTTAGAAAAAAGTATTGTAGAATCCCGACACCAAGAGCTTTATCATAAAAATATGCGACTCAAAGAGGAGTTGCGTCAAAAAAGCCGCGAGATCGCCATAGTGAGCCAACAGATCAAGAGTTTAGAGCGTATTTTGCATGTCCAAAAAGGCAAGAAGCTTGATTTTGAAGTTTATAGCCATGTTAATTTACAAGCCCTACCCATGACAAGCAAGACCCTAGCTCTAACTCTTATTCCTAATGGCATCCCTCTAGCCAGCTACACCCATAAGAGTTTTACCCCTCCTCCAAAATACCACGCTGGCTATGAATTTAGCGCGCCTGCTAAAACCCCAGTTTATGCGAGCGCAAGTGGCATTGTAGATGTGGTGCTTTTGAGCAAACAAGGCTATGGTAATTTGGTGCGTTTAGAACATGCCTTTGGGTTTAGCTCCATTTATGCGCACTTGAGTCAAATTGTGCTCAAGCCCCATAGTTTTGTGCAAAAGGGCGCGCTTGTGGGTTATAGCAGCGCGCAAGGATTGCATTATGAAATCCGCTTTTTAGGGCAGGTGGTAGACATGCCCTCTTATTTAAATTGGAATTTAGGCAATTTTAACGCCCTCTTTGGAGATCCAGACATTAACTGGAAAAATCTTTTCTACAGCATCCAAGACATCACACAAACCCAAGATTACCATAATCCCAACATGGAAGACTCTCATGTGGCTCAATAA